A genomic region of Pseudopipra pipra isolate bDixPip1 chromosome 20, bDixPip1.hap1, whole genome shotgun sequence contains the following coding sequences:
- the TPRN gene encoding LOW QUALITY PROTEIN: taperin (The sequence of the model RefSeq protein was modified relative to this genomic sequence to represent the inferred CDS: deleted 1 base in 1 codon), which translates to MSSAEPPLGAGPRAQPAWQREILERKRAKLAGAGGEPEPPAGERLVVAESLGPLRENPFMRLESERRRLRQGRPGPGAAARPLQQLLELYSAVPGIRTIRADNILIIESRTDPAACFAAGDAPPARRRDPAGPDPLRELLARRGAALAEIRADQVVIYETAEPPEPPEAAEPGTVSRLLEKFGQRPRGRRRRGGDALSGTGAGGAAAPPQVGPGAARAAGPGSPRAPAPLHKGPGSPRAPAPKAAPASPPAVRAAPQPLPAPPRAATPPAVPAAPQPAVLQPVSPRAATPQPTAPSRAVTPQPLPAPPRAVTPEPAAPPRAVTPQPLPPQAALAPPRAVTPQPTTPARAVAPQPAVSPRAVTPEPAAPQPAPAAPRAAAPQAVPAAPKAAAPQANCFLHKISSNSFTVTPRGQPPGARVPEPGAVPGAVPAGRPAPPKGPPVPSASPSHARANARRPKPEEAEAAVSPLPSASLAPSATGATQPLSASAPRAGGSFEIHPAPKPDLAAIPAHDLQAQALAKLRLNSRNSFLFVPRREGGPARPPAHIARPPPPPSEEKAAKEPPRAPAPAQEEPAASPPAPLDPLVPVTYIDDIVEPDSGEVSPRAGSTARTGSLDQPGGAGPDLEMEFSSVPLYRPHSAPHQRGGSTFTVVPKRKPVASGLQTLTDASGRPQREEEDEEEESKGRGKAMENADGPQVGIAHKKRYPSVNEIEVIGGYLSLERSCMSKTGSRRKKMKISFNETSLQTMFEYPSESSLAEEEEEEEGHASETEEEKSCPFYVPRPNGTLHPSTPNSDLSSYTPKHSVKFSEWQEQKYEGPAAEGPLPKEADSHGNQDMLTPAEKGGLSDFSSEPALYF; encoded by the exons ATGAGCagcgcggagccgccgctcGGCGCCGGGCCGCGGGCTCAGCCCGCCTGGCAGCGGGAGATCCTGGAGCGCAAGCGGGCCAAGCtggcgggggcgggcggcgaGCCCGAGCCGCCCGCCGGGGAGCGGCTGGTGGTGGCCGAGAGCCTGGGCCCGCTCCGCGAGAACCCCTTCATGCGGCTGGAGAGCGAGCGCCGCCGGCTGCGGCAGGGGCGGCCCGGGCCCGGCGCGGCGGCGCGGccgctgcagcagctgctggagctgtaCAGCGCCGTGCCCGGGATCCGCACCATCCGCGCCGACAACATCCTCATCATCGAGTCCCGCACCGACCCCGCCGCCTGCTTCGCCGCGGGGGacgcgccgcccgcccgccgccgggaCCCGGCCGGCCCCGACCCGCTGCGGGAGCTGCTGGCCCGGCGCGGGGCCGCGCTCGCCGAGATCCGCGCAGACCAGGTCGTCATCTACGAGACGGCCGAGCCGCCGGAGCCGCCCGAGGCGGCCGAGCCGGGCACCGTCAGCCGCCTCCTGGAGAAGTTCGGGCAGcgcccgcggggccgccgccgccgg gggGGGGACGCGCTGAGCGGGACCGgcgccggcggggccgcggctccTCCGCAGGTGGGACCGGGCGCTGcccgggccgcggggcccggctccccccgcgcccccgcgccCCTCCACAAGggccccggctccccccgggCCCCGGCGCCAAAGGCGGCACCGGCATCCCCGCCCGCGGTCCGCGCCGCCCCGCAGCCGCTGCCGGCGCCACCCCGGGCTGCCACCCCCCCGGCGGTGCCGGCCGCCCCCCAGCCCGCTGTCCTGCAGCCGGTGTCCCCCCGGGCTGCCACCCCCCAGCCCACGGCCCCGTCCCGGGCTGTCACCCCCCAGCCGCTGCCGGCTCCCCCGCGGGCTGTCACCCCCGAGCCCGCGGCACCTCCCCGGGCTgtcaccccccagcccctgcccccgcaggcagccctggctccccccCGGGCTGTCACCCCCCAGCCCACGACCCCCGCCCGGGCTGTCGCCCCGCAGCCCGCGGTTTCCCCCCGGGCTGTCACCCCCGAGCCCGCGGCCCCCCAGCccgccccggctgccccccgggcCGCAGCCCCCCAGGCGGTTCCCGCCGCCCCCAAGGCTGCGGCCCCCCAGGCCAACTGCTTCCTCCACAAGATCAGCTCCAACTCGTTCACCGTCACCCCCCGGGGGCAGCCCCCCGGCGCCCGCGTCCCCGAGCCCGGAGCTGTCCCCGGAGCTGTCCCCGCgggccgccccgcgccgcccaaGGGGCCGCCAGTGCCATCCGCCAGCCCTTCCCATGCCAGAGCCAACGCCAGGAGGCCAAAGCCAGAGGAGGCCGAGGCGGCCGTGTCGCCCCTGCCCAGTGCCAGTCTGGCCCCCAGTGCCACCGGCGCCACTCAGCCGCTCTCCGCCTCAGCCCCCCGGGCCGGGGGCTCCTTCGAGATCCACCCGGCCCCCAAGCCCGACTTGGCGGCCATCCCAGCCCACGACCTGCAGGCTCAGGCTCTGGCCAAGCTGCGCCTGAATTCACGCAATTCCTTCCTGTTCGTGCCCCGCCGGGAGGGCGGCCCGGCTCGGCCCCCGGCCCACATCGCCCGGCCACCGCCACCGCCCTCGGAGGAGAAGGCAGCGAAGGAGCCCCCGAGGGCTCCCGCCCCGGCGCAGGAGGAGCCCGCCGCTTCCCCGCCGGCTCCTCTGGACCCGCTGGTACCTGTGACTTACATCGATGACATTGTGGAGCCAGACAGTGGGGAGGTTTCTCCCAGGGCCGGCTCTACTGCGAGGACGGGGAGCTTGGATCAGCCCGGAGGAGCTGGCCCTGACCTGGAGATGGAGTTCTCCTCCGTGCCCCTCTACAGACCCCACTCTGCCCCTCACCAGAGGGGAGGCAGCACCTTCACTGTCGTGCCCAAAAGGAAGCCCGTTGCCTCGGGGCTGCAGACTCTCACTGATGCCAGCGGAAGGCCGCAGcgggaggaagaggatgaggaggaggagagcaaaggaaGAGGCAAAGCCATGGAGAATGCTGATGGGCCCCAGGTGGGGATAGCCCATAAAAAGCGCTACCCCTCAGTGAACGAGATCGAAGTGATCGGGGGGTACCTGTCCCTGGAGAGGTCCTGCATGAGCAAGACGGGCTCCCGTCGCAAGAAG ATGAAGATCTCCTTCAATGAGACAAGTTTGCAGACTATGTTTGAGTACCCCTCAGAGAGCTCCCtggcagaagaggaggaggaggaggaaggccaCGCTTCGgaaacagaggaggaaaaatctTGCCCTTTCTACGTTCCACGCCCAAACGGCACTTTGCATCCCAGTACACCCAACTCAG ATTTATCCAGCTACACCCCAAAGCACTCCGTGAAGTTCAGTGAGTGGCAGGAGCAGAAGTATGAGGgtcctgctgcagagggacCCCTCCCAAAGGAAGCTGATTCCCATGGGAACCAAGACATG cTCACCCCGGCAGAGAAGGGCGGGCTCTCGGATTTCAGCAGCGAGCCCGCGCTCTATTTCTGA